The genomic segment ACCCGAAGCTGCTACGCTTGCAAGTGGAAGGGTATGATCGGCCATGCTACGGTTGTGGCAGTACGGAAACGGCATTGTTTTGAAATGAACTCGACGCGTGTCGTGTTGCCGATCGTCATCGGGATTGACCCGGGAACAGCCCGCTTAGGGTATGGCATCATCCAGGATGGTGAACGCCTTGCGGCACTGGCCTATGGCGTGGTCGAGACAGCGCCACACCAGCCGATGGAACAACGACTGCTTACTCTCTATCAGGAACTTGACATGCTGTTCACGCAGTATCGACCTCAGGCCCTCGCACTCGAGCAGCTTTTCTTTGCCCGTAACGTCACGACGGCGCTCGCTGTTGGGCAAGCCCGTGGTATTGCCCTGTTAGTGAGTGCCCAACATCAGGTTCCGGTCTTCGAATACAAGCCAGCTGAAATCAAGCAAGCCATTGTCGGTTACGGTCGTGCTGAAAAGCGCCAGATGCAAGAAATGACGCGAATTCTCCTTGGCCTTCCTGATATCCCGCGCCCGGATGATGCGGCTGATGCCCTGGCTATCGCGTTATGCCACCTTCAGCATGCCCGCTTTACAGCGCGTGTACGGAACGATGTCTGAGCGACAGCGGTCACCACGTATTCGAGCCGATGAACTCCTCGTCCAGCGTGGATTAGCCGAGACGCGCAGTCAAGCCCGCAGCTTGATTCTCGCTGGCCGTGTGCGACTCGGCCAGGAGGTGATCGATAAGCCTGGGACGCTCTTACGACCCGAGGCCGAGTTGACTGTTCTCGAGCCGCCGCGGTTTGTTAGCCGTGGTGGTGAGAAGCTCGATTATGCCTTAACCGTCTTCCACATCGATGTTCGTGGCCTGGTCTGCGCTGATTTCGGGGCCTCGACTGGCGGTTTCACTGATGCCCTGTTACAGCGCGGTGCTGCCCGTGTGTACGCCCTCGACGTCGGCTACGGCCAGCTGCACTATCGGCTGCGTCACGATCCACGTGTAATTGTGATGGAGCGGACGAATGTCCGGTACCTGTCCTCTCTCCCTGAACCGATTGACCTCGTGACGATCGACGTGTCATTTATTTCGCTACGGCTGGTATTGCCTGCAGCTGGCCGCGTCTTGCGACCAGCCGGGCAGGTTGTCGCACTGGTGAAACCACAGTTTGAGGCCGGTCGAGGTAAAGTGGGGAAGGGTGGGATTGTTCGTGATCCGGCGGTACACCGCGAAGTACTCGAGCAAGTGCTGCATGCTGCTGCTGCACTTGGCTTTGCGCTTCAGGGGCTGACGCGCTCTCCGATTACTGGCGCAGATGGCAACGTCGAGTTTCTCGCCTGGTTCCGCTGGGAAGGTCAGCCCGTCGGTGCGCAACCAATCGAGCCACTGATTGCTGCTGTGCTGACTGCGTCTACGAACTCGTAGTGTCTGGTTCAGGCGCGTCTGCACCCTGGAGAAACGTCGCAGCGCGTTGCGTGAGGAATGCTGCGATCTCACGTGGGGAGCGCGCGAGGAACTCCGTTGGTAGCTCTGTGAGAGCGTGCTGCAACGCCTTGGCAAATGCCTCAGTTGCCCGGTACTGTGCTTCCGCGAGCAGACGCTGCTGGCGTCGTTGTTTCAGGTCGGTTGCGAGCAGCGCCTGTCGGTTGTCGAGCAGGAAGCGCCCAAGTTCTGCGATTCCCTCGCCGGTCGTTGCTGTTGTCAGAAAGACTGGTCGTTCCGGTGCATGGGGAGTGGCGAGTCGTTGTGCTGCGCGGAGTTCGCGGGCGAGCGCCGGTGCGCCGGGGGTGTCCGTCTTGTTAACGACATATCCCTGAGCGATCTCCAATACCCCTGCCTTCAGCAGTTGCACACTATCACCCAAGCCGGGAACAAGAACGAGTAGCGTGATATCAACCATTTCTGCGATCGCGCTGTCGTCCTGCCCGGCGCCAACCGTTTCAATGAAGATCACATCAAAGCCGAAAGCGTCGAGAAGAAGGGCCATACCCATTAAGGCCGGAGCAAGCCCTCGCGCGCGACCACGGCTTGCAACGCTTCGGATGAACAGACCTTCGTCAATACTCTGCTCAAGCATACGGATGCGATCGCCGAGGAGCGCACCGCCACTCCGTGGACTCGTCGGGTCAACGGCGAGCACGGCTACCGTTGCCCCCTGTGAGCGCAGAAATTCGGCCAAGGCAGCAATCAGTGTGCTTTTGCCAGCTCCGGGAGGGCCAGTAATACCGACGAGATAGGCATGTCCGCATGTATGCCACAGGGCAGCCTCAAGCGCTTCACCCTCAGCTGCCCGGTTTTCGACGAGCGTGAGGGCGCGCGCGAGTGCTCGGCGATCGCCCGCACGAAGCCGCGCAAGCAGATCGTCACTCATGCAGTCGCTCCTCGCGTGGCACGTGTTCCTCGATAAACCGGATAATTTCTGTCAGCGGAGTGCCTGGACCAAAAACTGCTGCAACGCCAAGCGACTGCAGGAAAGGAATATCCTCGCTCGGGATAATCCCACCCGCAATGACGAGCACATCAGTTGCACCGGCTTCGCGAAGCGCCCGCATGATTTCCGGGAAGATCTGATTGTGGGCGCCTGAGAGGATGCTCAGTCCAACGACGTCAACATCTTCATCAACCGCTGCGCGCGCAATCATCTCAGGGGTTTGGAAGAGGCCGGTATAAATGACTTCCATTCCTGCATCACGGAGCGCTCGCGCGAGCACTTTGGCGCCACGATCATGGCCATCCAACCCGGGTTTGGCGATCAGCACCCGAATCGGGCGGGTTGGTGAAGAGCGTGCGGCTGAAGACGAAGGCGTGCTCGTCATGGATTCTGCTCCCACACAACGGTGCAGCCAAGAAAGAACACTTAGTAATGGATACCGCGGCGGAGGACCCCTTCGCCTTCACGCGTTTTGATCGTCTGCATGACGGTGACAGTATCAGCTGCTTCTTCGAGCGCCGGCGTTGCCGCCCGGCCAGTCAGCACAATATCTGTCCATGGAGCAGCATGCCGAACGAGGTCGAGGATAGCTTCATCGCTTACCGCCCCCTCCGCGACAAGTGTCAGCAGGCCGTCAAGAATCAAGATGTTTGTAACTCGCTGCAGAACGTGCTGGCGCGCTTCGCGAAGTGCAAATTCGAGGCGTTCTGGCGAGATACCTGGCTTCGGCACGTCCTCAAGCCGGGTACCAACTCCAACCAGGCCGTATTGTGAGAGCGTGACACCGGTGAGGAAGGAGACGGCGGCAACTTCTCCGCGCTCCCGTCCAGTTTTTAGAAACTCGATGATATGGACGCGCAAGTTATGCCCGGCACCACGGAGGGCAATCCCAAGCGCTGCATCTGATGTCCGGCGCTCATCGCCGACAAGCAGGAGCAGATACCCACGCTCCTCAGCCTGCTGTCCATTCGCTTGTGCTTCGCTCATCTGCCTCGCTCCTCTACCCTCATACCAGCAACCGTATTCTATTGCAAGGACGAATTACGCTCAGTGACGTCCTTGGGTGGCAACAACCGCACGATTGAACCGGTTCATCGCTGCCGTCAGTCCTTCGCGCCGCCAGCATTGTGCTGCGGCGGCAGCTTGCTCGATGATACTGGGAAGTACTGCTCTCTCGTCAGCCGTAAAAGCCTCGAGCACATAGCGTGTCGCATCATGCCGCGGCGGACGACCGATCCCGATGCGCAAACGGTCGAATCCAGCGCCAACGGCTTGTATGATGGATTCGACACCATGATGACCACCACTTGAGCCATTATGCCGTAGACGGAGCGTGCCGAAAGGAAGATCGAGGTCATCATGGATGACGAGAAGCCGCTCAAGTGGCAGGCGGTACCAGCGAAGCAGTTGCTGAACTGCTCTTCCGCTTGCGTTCATGTACGTCAGCGGTTTCGCTAGTACGATGCGTCCACCGTCTTGGTCCGTCACCGACGTGATTGCTGCCTCGAATCGAATATCCCATAGCGGAGCCTGATAGAGCGTTGCCAGCGCGTCGACAACCTGAAAGCCGATGTTATGGCGCGTTGCTGCATATTCAGGGCCGGGATTTCCTAGGCCAACGATGGCCCACGTTGGCGTGTCTGGCATGCTCGAAGTACCTCCTTATACACCGCCACAGTTTGCTTTGCCGTCTCATCCCAGGAAAACTGTTGTGCACGTGCTTTCCCAAGAACACGAAGTCGATTTTGTACTGCCTCATTGTGCAACACGTCCCGCAACGCCTTGGCCCAGCTTGCGGGGTCGTCTGCCGGTATGAGGATGCCAGCATTGTCAAGGATTTCTGGCAACGCCCCGCGGGCAGCTGCAACGACTGGAAGGCCAGCCGCCATCGCTTCGAGCGCTGGCAACGAGAATCCCTCATCGAGTGACGGGATAGCCAACACCGTTGCTAACGTAAAGCATGCGTCGCGCAGTCGATCATCAGCGTCGGTGATCCAGTAGAGCCACCCTTGCCGCATACCTTCATGGATGGCAGCAAGTTCCTTATCGGCCTGCCATCCCAATTGGCCGATGATCACCAGGTAGGGCGCAGCAGCTGGGTCTTCTTGCCAAAGCTGGGCAACAGCGTGACAGAGGAGCTGATACCGCTTGCGCGGTTCGATTGTGCCTACGGCGAGGACCCACTGCCGCTCCCGAAGGCGCTGGACAGTCATGCGCCCAAGCTGTTCGGCAAGGTACTCCCAGGCACGCGCTGGCGAAAGGGGTTGAACTGGCGAAACACCGAGATAGGTTACGGCGATGCGAGCGCGTAAGGTCGGAAAGAGCTGGCGGAGTCGCTCGGCCGTTGTCTGCGAGACGGCAATGATGGCATCGGCGCGGGGCAGTGCAGCCAAAAACTGCCCATAGTAACGTCGGGCATTTGCATCAAGCAGCGACGGGTGGTCAAGAAAAGCGAGATCGTGCACGGTGACAACGCTGCTGATGCATGAGGGAAGTGCGGGCGGAATAAAGTCGACGCTATGGACGAGCGCAGGACGCCGCAGTGATAACTCAAGCGCAAGGGTCCGTCGTTCAAAGCGGTGGTGCGGCGGCGTCAGTACGCGAACCGTTGGCCACGGAAGATTTGCCACCGGCCGATTTTGGATGAGGCGCAGTGGCAACGATGGGGCAACCCGCGCGAGCGCAGCAGCTAATTGCTCGACATAACGTTGAATACCGCCAGGACGGTACGCGAGCAGTCGGGCGTCAAGGAAAATGGGGCGGTTCGTGTCGTGACGAAGCCAGTGCATCATCGTCCTACGCTCACCGCGGAGGGTAGGCTATACTAGCAAGGCGAAACGCTGTGCGTCCGGTATGGAGTTTGGCGATGAATATTTTTGGGATAGGAATTCCAGAACTGGTCCTCATTCTCATCGTTGCACTCATCCTCTTTGGCCCAGAAAAAATGCCAGAAATTGCCGCGGCAATCGGCCGGGCTGTTCGCGACTTCCGCGCTGCCACCCAGGAGCTAACGGCTGACTTTCAGTCAAGCCTGCAAGAACTTCAGGCCAGCGCGGCCGAAGTGAAGGATACGGTATTGGATGTCGGGCAGTCAGCGCGCGCAGTCTTAACTGAACCGGTGACTGCAGTGACCAGTACTGTGACTGGCTTCTCACCAGCACACACCGCAACGGACGGCACAGTAACCACAACTGCTCCGGAGAGTGGTATTGCGGCGCTACCTGCTGCGCCTGCAGAACTGCCGCCTGAGCCGACGAAGCAGGATCCCCTCGCTGATCTTGCCGTTCTCGACCGCTTAGTCGCCCCGCGCGATCACGAAGGGTAATGGCATATTTAGCCGAGAACATGATCGGGAATGCGTGTGCCAATCCACACGTACACGATCCCTGTTGGTGTCGTGCGGTGCTGCCATGCTCCCTGGAGCATGGGATGATTGAGAAGCGCTGGCATGTGAAGGAGCGTCGCTGGCGAAGCCTGAAGCACGCGCTGCAGGAGTCGTATTGGCCAGTATCGAGGGTGCCAGCTCGTAAGCTTTGCGGCGACAACGACAACGATGTTGCCTCCTGGGGATAAGACACGGGCAATCTCGTTCGCAGTTTCGGGGTCAAGGATATATCCCGAAGGGAAGGTACAGAAGATTGCACTGCATGTTCCACTGCGGAGGGGAAGCGCACGCGCGTCTGCACAGAGATAAACGACCATCGTATGCTTCTTTTTAGCTTGACGGAGCATTGCCCGCGAGCGATCAATGCCGATAACCAGGCGTGCTCGCGGCTGCAGGAGCGCGGAGAGGGCTCCTGTTCCACAACCAAGCTCAAGGACACACTCGCCAGCAATGTCGTCAAGGGCACACGTCTGCCATTCACGCCAGGCTGAACCGAAGAGCAGCCAGACCAGCGGATCGTACAACCGTGCGCCGCGCGAGTAGAGCCATTCAAGACCGCGATAGAGCCATTGATATGCCATGATTGCCACAGTGAGTGTATCGTGCTGCCGTTCCAGTACGCGGCCAATCTGGGAGAGCACTGTGGAGGATTGTGGAGCCGTGCATTTTCTCGTGACGAGTGTCGATCCACAAAGCTATGCGCGGACGGGTCAGCTGCTGACCCGTCGTGGCGCTGTGCAAACACCCACGTTCATGCCAGTTGGCACCCAGGCAACGGTCAAATCGCTGACTCCTGATGAAGTGCGACAAACAGGGGCCGAGATTGTTTTGGCCAACACCTATCATCTCATGCTCCGTCCGGGCGTCGAGGTGATCGAAGCAGCTGGTGGGCTCCACCGTTTCACTGGCTGGCAGGGCGTTTTCCTCACCGATTCAGGTGGCTTTCAAGTCTACAGCCTCGCTCCGCTGCGGCGCATTACCGAAGCAGGCGTCACATTTCGCTCTCATATCGATGGCAGTATGCACGAATTAACGCCTGAATTCGCTGTTGAGCTTCAACTGCGCTTTGGGAGTGACATCCTGATGCCGCTCGACGACGTTGTCGGTTACACCGAAAGCCAACGGCAACGTGAGGCCATGGAACGCACACACCGCTGGTTGCAACGCGCAGTGCATTACTTCCACGAACGGACGTGTGAGCAGGCTGTGCTCCAGCGTCCTTTGCTTTTCGGCATTGCCCAAGGTGGCTTCGACATCCAACTACGTCACGAAAGCCTCGCATTTGTCGCAAGCCTACCAGTTGATGGGATCGCCGTTGGCGGGCTGAGTGTTGGCGAGCCGAAACCACTCATGTTCGAACTCCTCGAAGCGTTAGCACCGTCGCTGCCGCACGATCGACCACGATACCTGATGGGAGTTGGTGATCCGGAAGATCTTTGGAATGCTGTCGCGCTCGGTATTGACCTCTTCGATTGCGTTCACCCAACGCGCCTTGCTCGTCATGGCTCGCTGTTTACGCGTCAGGGCCGCATTGATATCACCAGCGCGCGCTTCCGTTTCCAGTTTGACCCCGTCGATCCCACCTGTGACTGCGTCACCTGTCAGCACTTCAGCGCGGCATACCTCCATCATCTCTTTCGTGCTCGGGAGTTGCTTGGTCTCCGGCTGGCGTCAATCCATAACTTGCGCTTCATGCAACGCATCATGCAGGAAATTCGGACATCGATCCAGCGAGGCTGTTTTCAGACGGCAAGACGAGCATTCCTCGACGCGTATCGAGATGGAGCTGGGAGGGAGGAGCGCCATGGCTGAGCACGAGCAGGCTTCTTTACACTGTCTCGTCTTCGGCCGTGTGCAGGGGGTTGGCTTCCGCTTCTTCGTCCAGGACCGTGCGCGAGAGCTTGGGCTCGTAGGGTGGGTACGGAATCGGCCAGACGGCCGCTCGGTTGAAGTCTATGCTGAAGGACCACGCAGCGCACTTGAGCAACTCCGTCATGCCCTGCACAGTGGGCCTCCGGGCGCATGGGTTGAGCGCGTTGAATGCACCTGGGGCGAGGCGACAGGCGCCCAGCGAGCATTTGAAATCCGGCGAACCTAGGCTGTGGCGTGTAGGATAGGCAGCGGTATGGTGCTGCCACCTGCCGCGGCATGGGCTGGGAGATGGGGGACAATGGCATCAATCGCGATTATTGGTCTTGGCTATGTTGGCCTGGTCTACGGAGCAGCCTTCGCAGATCTTGGCAATCAGGTCGTCGGTGTTGATATCGATGCGGATAAAGTCGCTCGGTTGCAACGTGGCGGTATCCCAATCTACGAGCCCGGCCTCGATGAACTGATTCGACGGAATCGCGAGACCGGCCGCTTGCGCTTTACCACGCGCTATGAGGAGGCCGTGCCAGAAGCCGAGTTCGTCTTCATCTGCGTCGGCACACCGTCAACGCTTGATGGCGATGCCGATAT from the Thermorudis peleae genome contains:
- a CDS encoding class I SAM-dependent methyltransferase, whose protein sequence is MAYQWLYRGLEWLYSRGARLYDPLVWLLFGSAWREWQTCALDDIAGECVLELGCGTGALSALLQPRARLVIGIDRSRAMLRQAKKKHTMVVYLCADARALPLRSGTCSAIFCTFPSGYILDPETANEIARVLSPGGNIVVVVAAKLTSWHPRYWPIRLLQRVLQASPATLLHMPALLNHPMLQGAWQHRTTPTGIVYVWIGTRIPDHVLG
- a CDS encoding cob(I)yrinic acid a,c-diamide adenosyltransferase; its protein translation is MSEAQANGQQAEERGYLLLLVGDERRTSDAALGIALRGAGHNLRVHIIEFLKTGRERGEVAAVSFLTGVTLSQYGLVGVGTRLEDVPKPGISPERLEFALREARQHVLQRVTNILILDGLLTLVAEGAVSDEAILDLVRHAAPWTDIVLTGRAATPALEEAADTVTVMQTIKTREGEGVLRRGIHY
- a CDS encoding cobalamin B12-binding domain-containing protein, coding for MTSTPSSSAARSSPTRPIRVLIAKPGLDGHDRGAKVLARALRDAGMEVIYTGLFQTPEMIARAAVDEDVDVVGLSILSGAHNQIFPEIMRALREAGATDVLVIAGGIIPSEDIPFLQSLGVAAVFGPGTPLTEIIRFIEEHVPREERLHE
- a CDS encoding glycosyltransferase family 4 protein; this encodes MMHWLRHDTNRPIFLDARLLAYRPGGIQRYVEQLAAALARVAPSLPLRLIQNRPVANLPWPTVRVLTPPHHRFERRTLALELSLRRPALVHSVDFIPPALPSCISSVVTVHDLAFLDHPSLLDANARRYYGQFLAALPRADAIIAVSQTTAERLRQLFPTLRARIAVTYLGVSPVQPLSPARAWEYLAEQLGRMTVQRLRERQWVLAVGTIEPRKRYQLLCHAVAQLWQEDPAAAPYLVIIGQLGWQADKELAAIHEGMRQGWLYWITDADDRLRDACFTLATVLAIPSLDEGFSLPALEAMAAGLPVVAAARGALPEILDNAGILIPADDPASWAKALRDVLHNEAVQNRLRVLGKARAQQFSWDETAKQTVAVYKEVLRACQTRQRGPSLA
- a CDS encoding TlyA family RNA methyltransferase; this encodes MSERQRSPRIRADELLVQRGLAETRSQARSLILAGRVRLGQEVIDKPGTLLRPEAELTVLEPPRFVSRGGEKLDYALTVFHIDVRGLVCADFGASTGGFTDALLQRGAARVYALDVGYGQLHYRLRHDPRVIVMERTNVRYLSSLPEPIDLVTIDVSFISLRLVLPAAGRVLRPAGQVVALVKPQFEAGRGKVGKGGIVRDPAVHREVLEQVLHAAAALGFALQGLTRSPITGADGNVEFLAWFRWEGQPVGAQPIEPLIAAVLTASTNS
- the ruvC gene encoding crossover junction endodeoxyribonuclease RuvC, with product MNSTRVVLPIVIGIDPGTARLGYGIIQDGERLAALAYGVVETAPHQPMEQRLLTLYQELDMLFTQYRPQALALEQLFFARNVTTALAVGQARGIALLVSAQHQVPVFEYKPAEIKQAIVGYGRAEKRQMQEMTRILLGLPDIPRPDDAADALAIALCHLQHARFTARVRNDV
- the tatA gene encoding twin-arginine translocase TatA/TatE family subunit, producing the protein MNIFGIGIPELVLILIVALILFGPEKMPEIAAAIGRAVRDFRAATQELTADFQSSLQELQASAAEVKDTVLDVGQSARAVLTEPVTAVTSTVTGFSPAHTATDGTVTTTAPESGIAALPAAPAELPPEPTKQDPLADLAVLDRLVAPRDHEG
- the tgt gene encoding tRNA guanosine(34) transglycosylase Tgt codes for the protein MHFLVTSVDPQSYARTGQLLTRRGAVQTPTFMPVGTQATVKSLTPDEVRQTGAEIVLANTYHLMLRPGVEVIEAAGGLHRFTGWQGVFLTDSGGFQVYSLAPLRRITEAGVTFRSHIDGSMHELTPEFAVELQLRFGSDILMPLDDVVGYTESQRQREAMERTHRWLQRAVHYFHERTCEQAVLQRPLLFGIAQGGFDIQLRHESLAFVASLPVDGIAVGGLSVGEPKPLMFELLEALAPSLPHDRPRYLMGVGDPEDLWNAVALGIDLFDCVHPTRLARHGSLFTRQGRIDITSARFRFQFDPVDPTCDCVTCQHFSAAYLHHLFRARELLGLRLASIHNLRFMQRIMQEIRTSIQRGCFQTARRAFLDAYRDGAGREERHG
- a CDS encoding acylphosphatase, with the protein product MAEHEQASLHCLVFGRVQGVGFRFFVQDRARELGLVGWVRNRPDGRSVEVYAEGPRSALEQLRHALHSGPPGAWVERVECTWGEATGAQRAFEIRRT
- the pth gene encoding aminoacyl-tRNA hydrolase, which gives rise to MPDTPTWAIVGLGNPGPEYAATRHNIGFQVVDALATLYQAPLWDIRFEAAITSVTDQDGGRIVLAKPLTYMNASGRAVQQLLRWYRLPLERLLVIHDDLDLPFGTLRLRHNGSSGGHHGVESIIQAVGAGFDRLRIGIGRPPRHDATRYVLEAFTADERAVLPSIIEQAAAAAQCWRREGLTAAMNRFNRAVVATQGRH
- the meaB gene encoding methylmalonyl Co-A mutase-associated GTPase MeaB, yielding MSDDLLARLRAGDRRALARALTLVENRAAEGEALEAALWHTCGHAYLVGITGPPGAGKSTLIAALAEFLRSQGATVAVLAVDPTSPRSGGALLGDRIRMLEQSIDEGLFIRSVASRGRARGLAPALMGMALLLDAFGFDVIFIETVGAGQDDSAIAEMVDITLLVLVPGLGDSVQLLKAGVLEIAQGYVVNKTDTPGAPALARELRAAQRLATPHAPERPVFLTTATTGEGIAELGRFLLDNRQALLATDLKQRRQQRLLAEAQYRATEAFAKALQHALTELPTEFLARSPREIAAFLTQRAATFLQGADAPEPDTTSS